In Micromonospora sp. NBC_01813, the following are encoded in one genomic region:
- a CDS encoding GuaB1 family IMP dehydrogenase-related protein, which yields MRFISGAAPAHDLTYNDVFLAPGRSQVASRLDVDLASTDGTGTAIPLVAANMTAVAGRRMAETVARRGGLAVIPQDIPIEVIAEVIAWVKQRHLVYDTALTLAPTDTVGDAIHLLPKRSHRAVVVVDGGRPVGIVTETDCAGVDRFAQLHEVMSSKLLTVDASVDPRTGFDLMAQGRRRVAPVVDAAGQLVGVLTRAGALRATLYRPAVDAAGRLRVAAAVGINGDVAGKAGALLDAGVDTLVVDTAHGHQERMLAAVRAVRKLDPPVPVVAGNVVTAAGVDDLIDAGADIVKVGVGPGAMCTTRMMTGVGRPQFSAVLECAAAARRRGRHVWADGGVRHPRDVALALAAGATNVMIGSWFAGTYESPGDLYTDVDGRRYKESFGMASARAVSARTADDSPFDRARKAVFEEGISSARMFLDPTRPGVEDLIDEIVAGVRSACTYVGAATVTEFHDRAVVGVQSTAGYTEGLPVAGSW from the coding sequence GTGCGGTTCATCTCCGGCGCGGCACCCGCGCACGACCTGACATACAACGACGTGTTCCTGGCACCGGGCCGGTCGCAGGTCGCGTCCCGGCTCGACGTGGACCTGGCCAGTACGGACGGCACCGGCACCGCCATCCCGCTCGTGGCAGCGAACATGACCGCGGTCGCCGGCCGCCGGATGGCCGAGACCGTCGCCCGCCGGGGCGGACTCGCGGTGATCCCACAGGACATCCCGATCGAGGTGATCGCCGAGGTCATCGCCTGGGTCAAGCAACGCCACCTGGTCTACGACACGGCGCTGACCCTGGCCCCCACCGACACCGTCGGCGACGCCATCCACCTGCTGCCCAAACGGTCCCACCGGGCGGTCGTCGTGGTCGACGGCGGACGGCCGGTCGGCATCGTCACCGAGACCGACTGCGCCGGGGTGGACCGCTTCGCCCAACTGCACGAGGTGATGTCGAGCAAGCTGCTCACCGTGGACGCCTCGGTCGACCCACGTACCGGGTTCGACCTGATGGCGCAGGGCCGCCGCCGGGTCGCCCCGGTGGTCGACGCCGCCGGACAGCTGGTCGGCGTGTTGACCCGGGCCGGTGCGCTACGCGCCACCCTCTACCGGCCGGCGGTCGACGCAGCCGGCCGGCTGCGGGTTGCCGCCGCCGTCGGCATCAACGGCGACGTGGCAGGCAAGGCCGGCGCGCTGCTCGACGCCGGGGTGGACACCCTGGTCGTGGACACCGCGCACGGCCATCAGGAGCGGATGCTGGCCGCCGTGCGCGCCGTCCGCAAGCTCGACCCGCCGGTGCCGGTGGTGGCCGGCAACGTGGTGACCGCCGCCGGCGTCGACGACCTGATCGACGCCGGAGCCGACATCGTCAAGGTCGGCGTCGGCCCGGGTGCCATGTGCACCACCCGGATGATGACCGGCGTCGGCCGGCCCCAGTTCTCCGCGGTGCTCGAATGCGCGGCGGCGGCCCGCCGGCGAGGTCGGCACGTCTGGGCCGACGGCGGGGTACGCCACCCGCGCGACGTGGCCCTCGCGTTGGCCGCCGGTGCCACGAACGTCATGATCGGATCCTGGTTCGCCGGCACCTACGAGTCCCCCGGCGATCTCTACACCGACGTGGACGGCCGGCGCTACAAGGAGAGCTTCGGGATGGCGTCGGCCCGCGCGGTCAGCGCCCGTACCGCCGACGACAGCCCGTTCGACCGGGCCCGCAAGGCGGTCTTCGAGGAGGGCATCTCGTCGGCCCGGATGTTCCTCGACCCGACCCGACCCGGCGTCGAGGACCTGATCGACGAGATCGTCGCCGGGGTACGCAGCGCCTGCACGTACGTCGGGGCGGCGACTGTCACCGAATTCCACGACCGGGCGGTCGTCGGAGTGCAGAGCACCGCCGGCTACACCGAGGGCCTACCGGTGGCGGGCAGTTGGTGA
- a CDS encoding MarR family winged helix-turn-helix transcriptional regulator: MPHRPEPTVTELGLLLWRYAQEAHRLQAAVGDQLDLHVTDLTCLAALTASPGITAGELAQRLAVTSGAVTRMTDRLAERGYVRRSVDPADRRRVLLEVTGAAVAEVGPAYQSILSDLARSAADCTDEQLRFLVDFMRGRIAACAQETQQIRQGGRAAAQRSRVIATSTP; the protein is encoded by the coding sequence GTGCCGCATCGACCGGAACCGACCGTCACCGAGCTCGGCCTGCTGCTGTGGCGTTACGCCCAGGAGGCACACCGGCTGCAGGCCGCCGTCGGTGACCAGCTCGACCTGCACGTCACCGACCTGACCTGCCTGGCCGCGTTGACGGCCAGTCCCGGCATCACCGCCGGTGAGCTGGCGCAGCGCCTGGCGGTCACCAGCGGAGCGGTGACCCGGATGACGGACCGGCTCGCCGAGCGGGGCTACGTACGACGGTCGGTCGACCCGGCGGACCGCCGGCGGGTGCTGCTCGAGGTGACCGGCGCGGCCGTCGCCGAGGTCGGTCCGGCGTACCAGTCGATCCTCTCCGACCTGGCCCGGTCCGCCGCCGACTGCACCGACGAGCAGTTGCGCTTCCTCGTCGACTTCATGCGGGGGCGGATCGCCGCCTGCGCCCAGGAGACCCAGCAGATCCGGCAGGGCGGTCGAGCGGCGGCTCAGCGCAGCCGGGTGATCGCCACCTCCACGCCCTGA
- a CDS encoding transglutaminase family protein produces the protein MSVDSWRLKVEHRTGFSYAGKVGSSYNEARMSPRNEARQAVLEARIEVFPPARTYRYEDYWGTVVTAFDVHSPHDALEVTATSLVETLPPGDLLDADGGASWDDLARPDHVDQWHEFLLPTPRTSVDEELTALAESVRAESATPHAAALAICDRVRDEVAYTTGSTGVQTNAVQAWRQRKGVCQDISHLVVGLLRVIGTPARYVSGYLHPSREAQIGDRVVGQSHAWVEWWAGRWTAFDPTNGIAVGERHIVVGRGREYGDVPPLKGVYAGPANTGQGVEVAITRLR, from the coding sequence GTGAGCGTTGATTCCTGGCGGCTGAAGGTGGAGCACCGGACCGGCTTCAGCTACGCGGGCAAGGTCGGGTCCTCGTACAACGAGGCCCGGATGTCGCCGCGCAACGAGGCCCGGCAGGCGGTGCTGGAGGCGCGGATCGAGGTCTTCCCACCGGCCCGGACCTACCGGTACGAGGACTACTGGGGCACCGTGGTCACCGCGTTCGACGTGCACAGTCCGCACGACGCGCTGGAGGTCACCGCGACGTCCCTGGTGGAGACATTGCCGCCGGGGGATCTGCTCGACGCCGACGGCGGTGCCAGCTGGGACGATCTGGCCCGGCCGGATCACGTCGACCAGTGGCACGAGTTCCTGCTCCCCACGCCCCGGACCTCGGTGGACGAGGAGTTGACCGCGCTGGCCGAGTCGGTACGGGCCGAGAGCGCCACCCCGCACGCGGCGGCGTTGGCGATCTGCGACCGGGTACGCGACGAGGTCGCGTACACGACGGGGTCGACCGGGGTGCAGACCAACGCGGTGCAGGCCTGGCGTCAGCGCAAAGGGGTCTGCCAGGACATCAGCCACCTGGTGGTGGGGCTGCTGCGGGTGATCGGCACGCCGGCCCGGTACGTCTCCGGCTACCTGCATCCGAGCCGGGAGGCGCAGATCGGCGACCGGGTCGTCGGGCAGAGCCACGCCTGGGTGGAGTGGTGGGCCGGCCGGTGGACGGCGTTCGACCCGACCAACGGGATCGCCGTCGGGGAACGGCACATCGTGGTCGGCCGGGGCCGCGAGTACGGCGACGTACCGCCGTTGAAGGGCGTCTACGCCGGGCCGGCCAACACCGGTCAGGGCGTGGAGGTGGCGATCACCCGGCTGCGCTGA
- a CDS encoding alpha-E domain-containing protein, whose product MLSRIAESLYWIGRYVERAEDTARILDVHLHRIISDPWVAEETACRSLLGVMGSEVDDQPVSSARVVGLLGLNEHSASSVVGSLAAARENARGARETISSEMWECLNATWHGLPDARRRVEQQGVHAFFRWVRERCALMAGLTDATMSHDEGWQFLVLGRSIERVDMTARLLSTHQRAGGSIPSWLTLLRSCGAWETFLRTYRGSLDDQHAAEFLLLDRLFPRSVFAALTTAESCLTELEPTAGPGATGRTGVVTDAQRILGRARTNLEFRGADELLADLGTVLANLERTCSHLNDAVSRRYFRQTSAVLWLPEAVA is encoded by the coding sequence ATGCTGAGCCGGATCGCCGAGTCGCTCTACTGGATCGGCCGGTACGTGGAGCGGGCCGAGGACACCGCCCGCATCCTCGACGTGCACCTGCACCGGATCATCTCCGACCCGTGGGTCGCCGAGGAGACCGCCTGTCGGTCGCTGCTCGGGGTGATGGGGTCGGAGGTCGACGACCAGCCGGTGTCGTCGGCCCGGGTGGTCGGGTTGCTCGGCCTCAACGAGCACAGCGCCAGCTCGGTGGTCGGCTCGCTGGCCGCGGCCCGGGAGAACGCCCGAGGCGCCCGGGAGACCATCTCGTCGGAGATGTGGGAGTGCCTCAACGCCACCTGGCATGGGCTGCCGGACGCCCGCCGCCGGGTCGAGCAGCAGGGCGTGCACGCCTTCTTCCGCTGGGTACGGGAACGCTGCGCGTTGATGGCCGGGCTCACCGACGCCACCATGAGCCACGACGAGGGCTGGCAGTTCCTGGTGCTGGGCCGCAGCATCGAGCGGGTCGACATGACCGCCCGGCTGCTCTCCACCCACCAGCGGGCCGGCGGCAGCATCCCGTCCTGGCTGACCCTGCTGCGTTCGTGTGGCGCGTGGGAGACCTTCCTGCGCACCTACCGGGGGTCGCTGGACGACCAGCACGCCGCCGAGTTCCTGCTGCTGGACCGGCTCTTCCCGCGTTCGGTCTTCGCCGCGCTGACCACCGCCGAGTCCTGCCTGACCGAGCTGGAACCGACTGCGGGACCGGGTGCCACCGGCCGTACCGGGGTGGTCACCGACGCGCAGCGGATCCTCGGCCGGGCCCGGACCAACCTGGAGTTCCGTGGCGCCGACGAGCTGCTGGCCGACCTGGGCACCGTGCTGGCCAACCTGGAGCGCACCTGTTCGCACCTCAACGACGCGGTGTCCCGGCGCTACTTCCGGCAGACCTCGGCGGTCCTCTGGCTGCCGGAGGCCGTCGCATGA
- a CDS encoding circularly permuted type 2 ATP-grasp protein, translating to MADLFEDYRLGPGWDEMFGEPGMPRETYEALHATLQPLSSAELGVRADVLARAFLDQGITFALKGVERPFPLDIVPRIIAADQWETVSAGVAQRVRTLEAFLADIYGPAQVLADGVVPRRLVVTSAHFHREAAGIVPHNGVRIHVAGVDLIRDEQGAFRVLEDNVRVPSGVSYVMENRRAMAHVLPEVFASTRIQSVESYPGQLLRALRAAAPVGVADPTIVVLTPGVHNSAYFEHALLAREMGVELVEGRDLVCVGNEVAMRTTGGEQRVDVIYRRIDDDFLDPVHFRANSVLGVAGLLNAARAGRVTIANAVGNGVADDKLLYTYVPELIRYYLGEEPILPNVETYRLDDGPDVLDHVLDRLDQLVIKPVDGSGGAGIVIGSQASDEELAQVRGRILADPRGWIAQREVALSMVPTLIGNRLRARHVDLRPFAVNDGERVWVLPGGLTRVALPEGALVVNSSQGGGSKDTWVLASPTATPHPDDAPVLADLTVPGVDPASAAPTPDPGPGGATASEEQQQQQQQQEQRVRQEDGRC from the coding sequence ATGGCCGATCTGTTCGAGGACTACCGCCTCGGCCCCGGCTGGGACGAGATGTTCGGTGAGCCGGGCATGCCCCGGGAGACCTACGAGGCACTGCACGCCACGCTGCAGCCGCTGTCCAGCGCCGAGTTGGGGGTGCGGGCCGACGTGCTGGCCCGGGCCTTCCTCGACCAGGGCATCACCTTCGCGCTCAAGGGCGTCGAGCGGCCGTTCCCGCTGGACATCGTGCCCCGGATCATCGCCGCCGACCAGTGGGAGACCGTCTCGGCCGGGGTGGCCCAGCGGGTACGCACCCTGGAGGCGTTCCTGGCGGACATCTACGGGCCGGCCCAGGTCCTCGCCGATGGGGTGGTGCCCCGCCGGCTGGTGGTGACCAGCGCCCACTTCCACCGGGAAGCGGCCGGCATCGTGCCGCACAACGGGGTCCGCATCCACGTCGCCGGGGTCGACCTGATCCGCGACGAGCAGGGGGCCTTCCGGGTCCTCGAAGACAACGTACGGGTGCCGTCCGGGGTCAGCTACGTGATGGAGAACCGGCGGGCGATGGCCCACGTACTGCCGGAGGTTTTCGCCTCGACCCGGATCCAGTCGGTCGAGTCGTACCCGGGCCAGCTGCTGCGGGCGTTGCGGGCCGCCGCGCCGGTCGGCGTCGCCGACCCGACCATCGTGGTGCTCACCCCCGGGGTGCACAACTCGGCGTACTTCGAGCACGCGCTGCTGGCCCGGGAGATGGGCGTCGAGCTGGTCGAGGGCCGCGACCTGGTCTGTGTCGGCAACGAGGTGGCGATGCGTACCACCGGTGGCGAGCAGCGGGTCGACGTCATCTACCGGCGCATCGACGACGACTTTCTCGACCCGGTGCACTTCCGGGCCAACTCGGTGCTCGGCGTCGCCGGGCTGCTCAACGCCGCCCGCGCCGGCCGGGTCACCATCGCCAACGCGGTCGGCAACGGCGTCGCCGACGACAAGCTGCTCTACACCTACGTCCCCGAGCTGATCCGCTACTACCTGGGCGAGGAGCCGATCCTGCCGAACGTCGAGACGTACCGCCTCGACGACGGCCCGGACGTGCTCGACCACGTCCTGGACCGGCTCGACCAGTTGGTGATCAAGCCGGTCGACGGCTCCGGCGGCGCCGGCATCGTGATCGGCTCCCAGGCCAGCGACGAGGAGCTGGCCCAGGTGCGAGGTCGGATCCTGGCCGACCCGCGAGGCTGGATCGCGCAACGCGAGGTCGCCCTGTCGATGGTGCCGACCCTGATCGGCAACCGGCTGCGGGCCCGGCACGTCGACCTGCGACCGTTCGCGGTCAACGACGGCGAGCGGGTCTGGGTGCTGCCCGGTGGGCTGACCCGGGTGGCGTTGCCCGAAGGTGCCCTGGTGGTCAACTCCAGCCAGGGCGGCGGCTCCAAGGACACCTGGGTGCTGGCGTCGCCGACCGCGACCCCGCACCCGGACGACGCGCCAGTGCTCGCCGACCTGACGGTGCCCGGGGTCGACCCGGCGTCGGCGGCGCCGACCCCGGACCCGGGCCCCGGCGGCGCGACCGCCTCCGAAGAACAGCAACAACAACAGCAACAACAGGAGCAACGGGTACGCCAGGAGGACGGCCGATGCTGA
- a CDS encoding GntR family transcriptional regulator, whose protein sequence is MAGYREIADALRSAIEQGELAPGAKVPTEYELAETYQVSRETVRRALADLRAAGLIESARAAGTRVAAAPVRLALTRYAAVADPDRSRSSLGPWETACADQGVAGTVETMSVEHLPAPAHIAARLDLPPGTTVVRRQRHHLADGHVVQLQNAWLPAALVADTPLAGRGKVVGGVYAALTAAGVRLGTTSEELSARPVTAAERTSLSMATGGWVLEVWRTTRDVIGRPVEVLCVVSDARRVRYVYDELPIRNTRGHSGPATRADGDGD, encoded by the coding sequence ATGGCGGGCTACCGGGAGATCGCCGATGCGCTGCGGTCGGCGATCGAGCAAGGCGAGCTCGCGCCTGGCGCGAAAGTGCCCACCGAATACGAGCTCGCCGAGACCTACCAGGTGAGTCGTGAGACAGTCCGGCGAGCACTGGCCGATCTCCGGGCAGCCGGGTTGATCGAGTCTGCGCGGGCCGCCGGGACCCGCGTGGCGGCCGCACCGGTGCGGCTCGCGCTGACCCGGTACGCGGCAGTGGCCGATCCGGACCGCTCACGGTCGAGCCTCGGTCCGTGGGAGACGGCGTGCGCCGACCAAGGCGTGGCCGGCACCGTCGAGACCATGTCGGTGGAACACCTGCCCGCACCCGCGCACATAGCCGCCCGCCTGGACCTGCCACCAGGCACAACAGTGGTACGCCGGCAACGTCATCATCTCGCCGACGGTCATGTCGTCCAACTGCAGAATGCATGGCTGCCGGCAGCTCTGGTCGCCGACACCCCGCTGGCGGGCCGAGGCAAGGTGGTGGGCGGCGTGTACGCCGCGCTGACCGCTGCCGGCGTCCGCCTGGGTACCACGTCGGAGGAACTGTCGGCGCGACCGGTCACCGCTGCCGAGCGGACGTCGCTGAGCATGGCGACGGGCGGCTGGGTGCTCGAGGTCTGGCGAACGACCCGGGACGTGATCGGCCGGCCGGTGGAGGTGCTGTGCGTGGTGTCGGACGCGCGCCGGGTGCGGTACGTCTACGACGAACTGCCGATCCGGAACACGCGAGGCCACAGTGGTCCGGCCACACGCGCAGATGGCGACGGCGACTGA
- a CDS encoding DUF5615 family PIN-like protein, with product MRILLDEDVPRQVVDVLKYVLRGHNVDHVHLIRWSGKPDDKIYRDARKAGYEAIVTNDAAQMADPDECREVKKSRLHRISYKQRHPGLHGLAVAVGSLVAAMPGVIEILSKTDGQRLVHITGIDPTRKRYEIIDPRRDPPRYWPR from the coding sequence ATGCGAATACTTCTTGACGAAGATGTCCCTCGTCAGGTCGTCGATGTTCTCAAGTACGTTCTACGAGGTCACAACGTCGACCATGTCCACCTGATCAGGTGGTCCGGCAAGCCCGACGACAAGATCTACCGCGACGCGCGCAAAGCCGGGTACGAGGCGATCGTCACCAACGACGCCGCGCAGATGGCTGACCCTGACGAGTGCCGCGAGGTCAAGAAGTCAAGGCTCCACCGCATCTCCTACAAGCAACGGCATCCTGGCCTTCATGGACTCGCCGTCGCCGTCGGAAGCCTCGTGGCCGCCATGCCGGGGGTGATCGAAATCCTGAGCAAGACGGACGGGCAACGCCTCGTGCACATTACGGGGATCGACCCGACCAGGAAACGCTACGAGATCATCGATCCCCGCCGAGATCCACCGCGATACTGGCCGCGCTGA
- a CDS encoding DUF433 domain-containing protein — MAYEPRMASALSGATVGQLSYWRRGQDQILVPEVSHERPILYSFRDIIALRAFVLLREKRPLQTIRRALNNLREIGGEVDHLSRYKLVEQGRRSIALVQEDGEGAIDLVEKPGQQLTVIKLGDVLQSFPLGDIEVPNLTRPRQQISVKPTVRSGHPVIAGTRVGYELVAGLVRDGVPPQEIKDFYPGVTAAAARDAASFADYVEQTSRRKSA, encoded by the coding sequence ATGGCGTACGAACCGCGCATGGCTTCTGCGCTGTCCGGCGCTACCGTCGGACAGCTGTCCTACTGGCGCCGAGGGCAAGATCAGATCCTGGTCCCTGAGGTATCGCACGAGCGACCCATCCTCTATTCGTTTCGTGACATCATTGCCCTGCGTGCCTTCGTCCTGCTGAGAGAGAAGCGACCGCTCCAGACCATTCGTCGGGCGCTGAACAATCTTCGCGAGATCGGCGGAGAGGTTGATCACCTCTCCCGATACAAGCTTGTCGAACAGGGTCGACGAAGTATCGCGCTCGTCCAAGAAGACGGAGAAGGGGCGATCGACCTGGTTGAGAAGCCGGGTCAGCAGTTGACCGTGATCAAGCTCGGCGACGTGCTTCAGTCCTTCCCGCTTGGAGACATAGAGGTCCCGAACTTGACCCGGCCTCGCCAGCAAATCTCGGTGAAGCCGACAGTCCGCAGTGGCCATCCTGTCATCGCTGGGACCCGAGTCGGCTACGAACTGGTCGCAGGCCTCGTCCGGGACGGTGTGCCGCCACAAGAAATCAAGGACTTCTATCCCGGCGTCACCGCAGCCGCAGCCCGCGATGCTGCCTCGTTCGCTGACTACGTCGAACAGACTTCCAGGCGGAAATCTGCATAA
- a CDS encoding helix-turn-helix domain-containing protein, whose protein sequence is MDLDRRGWAAVSVAASASTGRRVALWRVRRRMTQQVFADRIGRSKSWVEKVERGVRRLDRFSLIQQVAEVLRVDPAELLGTDRLPHPDDGVAADGVQAVRAALACYDVFAAGSLGPAPDTVEVSRRVEHAWSTYRHGDHPRLLRMVPGLLDAARRLHAGRPEHGVVPLVQAYRVAALVLVKVGEADLAWLAADRALATAGNDRLLAASAVVPLGQALRGLGQGRLAMTATITAAHRIAASTGGAASASADTSSEQRSVYGTLLLQAGLAAANCGDHASAGELLKQTAEVARQVGDGQDYRQASFGPAAVDCAQVTAAVALDNPADAVDRHTAIVRRDGWLRLPAEHRAAYLIDAARAHLDTGDLAAAGRWLVEADRVAPAEIRCRPSARTVVAEIARSGPQAAGVARLATALGLTR, encoded by the coding sequence GTGGACCTGGATCGACGCGGGTGGGCGGCCGTGAGCGTGGCGGCGAGCGCGTCGACTGGGCGTCGGGTCGCTTTGTGGCGGGTGCGGCGGCGGATGACGCAGCAGGTGTTCGCTGATCGGATCGGCCGGTCGAAGAGCTGGGTGGAGAAGGTCGAGCGCGGGGTCCGCCGGTTGGATCGGTTCTCGCTGATTCAGCAGGTCGCCGAGGTGTTGCGGGTCGACCCGGCCGAACTGCTCGGCACCGACCGGTTGCCGCACCCCGATGACGGTGTGGCGGCGGATGGTGTGCAGGCGGTGCGGGCGGCGTTGGCCTGCTACGACGTGTTCGCCGCCGGCTCGCTGGGGCCGGCACCGGACACCGTGGAGGTGTCGCGGCGGGTCGAGCACGCCTGGTCGACGTACCGGCATGGCGATCATCCACGGCTGTTGCGGATGGTGCCGGGTCTGTTGGATGCCGCGCGCCGGTTGCACGCGGGACGGCCCGAGCACGGGGTGGTGCCGCTGGTGCAGGCGTACCGGGTCGCGGCGTTGGTGCTGGTCAAGGTCGGCGAAGCAGACCTGGCCTGGCTGGCGGCCGACCGGGCACTCGCCACCGCCGGCAACGATCGGCTGCTGGCGGCGTCGGCGGTGGTGCCACTCGGGCAGGCGCTACGCGGGCTCGGCCAGGGCCGGCTGGCGATGACGGCGACGATCACCGCCGCCCACCGGATCGCCGCATCGACCGGCGGGGCCGCGTCGGCCAGCGCGGACACTTCGTCGGAGCAGCGGTCGGTGTACGGGACGTTGCTGCTGCAGGCCGGGCTCGCGGCTGCCAACTGCGGCGACCACGCCAGCGCCGGCGAACTGCTCAAGCAGACGGCCGAGGTCGCCCGGCAGGTCGGCGACGGGCAGGACTACCGGCAGGCGAGCTTCGGCCCGGCCGCCGTCGACTGCGCCCAGGTCACGGCCGCCGTGGCGCTCGACAACCCCGCCGACGCCGTCGACCGGCACACGGCGATCGTCCGGCGCGACGGCTGGCTACGGCTGCCGGCCGAACACCGGGCCGCGTACCTGATCGACGCCGCACGGGCCCACCTCGACACCGGTGACCTGGCAGCGGCGGGCCGGTGGCTGGTCGAAGCCGACCGCGTCGCACCGGCCGAGATCCGCTGCCGACCCTCCGCGCGTACCGTCGTGGCTGAGATCGCCCGCAGCGGACCGCAAGCGGCCGGCGTCGCCCGACTGGCCACGGCCCTCGGCCTGACCCGCTGA
- a CDS encoding helix-turn-helix domain-containing protein → MATIGDHIARLRIKRGLTQEGLAEAAEVSVDTIRKLESNGRNSARLSTLHQIARALSVPTTALVGDASAAAARREPDHSPLSLLALRRALTPVRGTDGAVVDAAAEPNPPTLDSARESVRVANTLYHASDYSTALRILPDLLAEARVMADSLSSGPAHAVACEAYQLAARLLIQIRAHDLAYVAVAEATRRATEAGDDLVSASVVGPACWLLLRQARLTEAGALATSAADAMEPSRLSRAEPARVAAWGWLLIEAAAAAARDSRPDDASEMLDLAAAAAVRVGRQPVSTGLPMVDGFSSGRVDTMRAEAAAIDGRPDEVLRLAARLRLDGMHPSCRHRHRLDVAWAYATRGNHAEAVSVLGELRSQAPDWLRHQRYAQDIVDQISAARRRAVGGELAALEALFNAN, encoded by the coding sequence ATGGCCACGATCGGCGATCACATCGCACGACTACGCATAAAGCGCGGTCTCACCCAGGAAGGCCTCGCCGAAGCCGCAGAGGTCTCCGTTGACACCATCAGAAAACTCGAGTCGAACGGCCGGAACAGCGCCCGACTCTCCACCCTTCACCAGATCGCCCGCGCGTTGTCGGTACCAACGACCGCGCTGGTCGGTGACGCCTCCGCCGCAGCTGCCCGCCGCGAACCGGATCACTCACCTCTGTCCCTGCTCGCCCTCCGGCGAGCGCTCACCCCGGTGCGAGGCACCGACGGCGCGGTCGTCGACGCCGCCGCCGAACCGAATCCACCCACACTCGACAGCGCACGTGAATCCGTGCGGGTCGCCAATACGCTGTATCACGCGTCGGACTACAGCACCGCGTTGCGCATCCTGCCGGACCTACTAGCCGAGGCCAGAGTTATGGCCGACTCGCTGTCCAGCGGCCCGGCGCACGCCGTCGCGTGCGAGGCCTACCAGTTGGCGGCTCGGCTGTTGATCCAAATCCGGGCCCACGACTTGGCGTACGTGGCCGTTGCGGAGGCGACACGGCGGGCGACCGAGGCGGGTGACGACTTGGTCTCGGCGTCCGTCGTTGGACCAGCGTGCTGGCTGCTGCTGCGTCAGGCACGGTTGACGGAAGCGGGCGCGCTGGCCACCAGCGCCGCAGACGCGATGGAGCCTTCCCGGCTCTCCCGGGCGGAACCTGCCCGGGTGGCGGCGTGGGGTTGGCTGCTTATCGAGGCCGCAGCCGCCGCAGCGCGAGACAGTCGGCCGGATGATGCCAGTGAGATGCTGGACCTCGCGGCGGCAGCGGCCGTCCGGGTCGGCCGACAGCCAGTGTCGACAGGTCTGCCGATGGTCGACGGGTTCTCGTCCGGGAGGGTCGACACGATGCGCGCCGAAGCAGCCGCCATCGACGGGCGGCCGGACGAGGTACTTCGACTCGCGGCCCGGTTGCGACTGGACGGCATGCACCCGTCCTGCCGGCACCGACACCGCCTGGACGTCGCCTGGGCGTACGCGACGCGAGGCAATCACGCCGAGGCGGTCAGCGTGCTGGGCGAACTCCGCAGCCAGGCGCCTGACTGGCTGCGGCACCAGCGGTACGCGCAAGACATCGTGGACCAGATCTCCGCCGCGCGCAGGAGGGCGGTTGGCGGTGAACTCGCGGCCCTGGAAGCACTGTTCAACGCCAACTAG